The DNA window tattctcttataaatgagtttttttcctaaagataataataatattatatttttttatgaatgagtttttatttatttattattttttttcaaagagGGTTAACAAAAAGTGGTGTATCTACCATTCCCTTAGTCTATATTGACTGATGTGTGTTTTTTCGGATTTTATCTaactttttagattttttttattaaattaatattattttacctATAAATTACTCATCttattatgtaatatattaaaatacttatattttatttttattaaatttaaactttaaataaaataaatattttaataattaaaccaattaaaaccttaaataacatatttttttttaccaaatatatatatatatatatatatatatatttttttttttttacaaaatctcaaaaattaatatcaaataagcacttaatcaaaaatattttcaaagtgTAAGATGAATCAAAACtcataacaattttttttttctctcaataagaataaagttataaataaattaaacaaataagatgtcagaataaattaaaacaaacaaatcttAATACTTTATTTAGCTTTAATAGGTGTGGCCAAATTTCGAATCCCAAGAATTCATATTCCTTTCATATTAAAAggttgaaatataataaaaatagttaggTAGAATCAAACAAAgtctgaattatttgaaaagtatcATTTTTCTAGCATCTCACAGTTATTtgaaaagtattattaattttaaattttgacaaataaaataaattgtttaaaattttattaggttaaattattaaaatatttttgatttaaaatttaaatttgataaattaaaaataatatatttaaaaaacagataatttaaatcaaacaaactcaaTAAAATTCAGCTACTCCATAGAAAACGGCAAGTTGAACAGTCAACGTCATAATAACGTCGTGCTTCTCCGTTAAGATTCTGCCACATCAGCAACTGAAGTTGCCGTCTATCTTGAGATcggaatatttaaataattaatttataacattttaaaaatatttttattcataatttatttttaaataatcataatcaaaaCAAGTTTTAAATCCCTCACATCATTGCCAAAATAGCGCGTGCATTCCAATCTCAGTCAACTTGTAATCAGTTTAGGCGGCGCGTGTAATCGACgcatatgatttttttttattacaaatgcCAAAACAGACGGCCAATAAGAAcatagaaaaaagaaagaaaatcttATCCATAAATAGGGAGTTCCAACAGTGTTTGGGAATTCACGATGAAACCAATGTCATCCGCTTGTTTGATTGTGATTgtaatctattttcattattttaaacaattaactAATTTCATCTGATTAATAAGTTACAACTTATCACTGGATTTTTACtttataaagaattaattatcCGATAAAggtaaatttgataaaataactaTAATAGTTGGCATAATAAAAATTGCACAAATgatcatttcttatttttttaacaaaaatattctGTCTCGCGATGGCACGGTCCGTTGTTACACAACGAATAtatttttgtccaaaaaaatataaagtgatcATTTGCACAATTTTTATTAGGCACTGATTATTTGCGAAATTAAGACAATTATTgaagtcatttcatcaaatttttcCAAATATCTGCTACactattttcataaaaaaaaaataatgattttttttttaatttttaaataaaactctcacaaactattataattatttttattttaaaatgagaaaacaaagAACTACATTAAGACTTGttctatttgaatttttaaaaatctaaactaaaattaaaattttaattaattatttctcaataattacataattaattttattaactaaaatactaaagtactttttattttaaattattattttttatttaatttatatatcaatattcttaattttttttattaaaatttattatcacttctcaaaatcattaacaattattattttatctccctttaaatttaaaaaaaaaatccaatccAACCCATGcctaaatgaatttatattagcTTTCTTACTTtatagattaatttaaaatgtcaaaGATTTTAcctaaaataatcaaatattccAAATTTGATTCTAATTAAAATGGTGTTATTTAGAAAGTGGTAAAGACTATAATGTTAAACACCTTATCACAAACTAAATTCCaattaaaagaaagaaacatacattcaaattaatataaaatactaatttatttattgtgatcaatattcttaattattataatttaattaatgatatttttttaattaaatattattaattgattatatattaataaaatgtatagtagttatatataactaaattataattataattaatatttaattaatttaactattaaatataactttaaaatctACCCAAATAGAAACTATTGCTTATTTACTATaacatgataattttttaaacattctagtagtcattttttcatttttttaattaattaattttagtgatcaaaattcttttattaaatataaaaatgtagattgatataatttttattattcatcTTAATAATAACACTCTAATTTTAAGTGGTAACACATAGATTATGactatttgtttttaaaaaggAATAATATCCTCCCacatttaatagaaaatattatttaaatatgacgAGTTTGGtaaacatataaatgttttaattatattctttacttgtattattataatattaaataaaatatatattgttataattattgGTTACAAACAAGTCACTGTACAAATGGGCCACAATTATAGACTTTcagtaattatttaaaaaaaaataactttgtaTAATTGACcgttaaatatactaaaataatttgttattttctaaatttaaatttcttaaatttgCATAATAGGTTGAAAATGAATAAAGTAATTTGTTATTTTCTAAATCTATTTAGATTCTATATATGTTTTTAGAATCttaaccaaaatttattaattttgattctttttacctaaataataataataataattattattattattattattatattttctcttttcccACCTTTTATTTCGTTCGATAATTTtcctattaatatattaattttataaaatattaattttattttattttttttaaaataatttaataaaattaattaagagagagagaggtaAATCCTCATTATAAAACCTTCTTTTCGGTGAAGGTCTCTGCACATAGAAGAAAGTTGCATTTTCTCTTTCTAAGTTCATCTTGAAAAATGTCTCTGCTATCGGATCTCATCAATCTTGATCTCTCTGATTCAACTGAGAAGATTATCGCCGAATACATATGGTCAGTTTCGAACTCTCCGTGTTTGATTTCATCAGAGCTTCATTTTCTATGCTTTATTTCATGCTATATCGTTAAAGCTGCAATCGTATCTGTTTGAACTCTTTCTGCTTGCTTTTACAAACGATTCAGACTTCTGTATCGTCAATGCTTCTATcggtttttgttttgttgtgaTTTACTTGTATTTCGCGTTTTCCGATGCACCGATGCTTCACTTTCTGAGTTCTGTAGCAGATTCTAACTAAGAGCTTCGTTTACCAATGGATTTCTTCGTCTGTATAGTCAATGCTTCTATCGGTTTTGTTTTCTTGTGATTTACTAGATTTACTCATATTTAGTTTTCCGATGCGGCGATTCCGATGCCGAAACTATAGTTCTCTTTCTGAGTtctgattatttgaaaattgaaaataaactGTTACAGATTCTGAAACGAAGCAAGTTCGTTTTCTAATATATTCTGTTCATACTTTTGGTCAACTTTTCTCTTTATTATCTGAGTTGACTTTGAATTTAAGCCGTTCATCTCTGAATCTAAAAGAATTGCATCTTTTTGAATACAGGATTGGTGGATCTGGGCTAGATATGCGAAGCAAAGCAAGGGtaatttactaatttatctctttcTTTGTATCTTATTTTTTGATTGAAATATAGAATAGTAATCAACTTTTTTTGCATTTACAGACTCTTCCTGGTCCAGTTACTGACCCATCTCAATTGCCTAAGTGGAATTATGATGGATCTAGCACTGGTCAAGCTCCAGGGAAAGATAGTGAAGTCATCATCTAGTatgttgttattattttattctattttatcaCTAAGAGACATGGTCTAATAAtcgttttgatttgatttgatttgattttatagTCCTCAAGCAATTTTCAAGGATCCTTTCAGAAGGGGAAACAACATCTTGGTGAGTTACAGATTTCCTGAAGATTTGGAAACTTAAAGAtgaaaaagtttgaattttgaatcaaaACTGATGGGTTTAAAGTTtaatcatcatcttctttagATCTAGAGCACAATCAGGGTTTCTCTAATTGGTATTTGctattaattcattcattcaaagacttctttagtaaatttctACATGTTTTCTTAAATTTCATAGGTGATTTGCGATGCCTACACTCCGGCTGGGGAGCCAATTCCCACCAACAAGAGGCACGCAGCAGCCAAGGTCTTCACCCATCCCGATGTTGTTTCTGAAGTACCATGGTAAGAACAATTTTGTAGCAATTCCTGATGAATGCATGGAAATAACTGTaacttacatttaaaaaatggtGAAATATAGGTATGGTATTGAGCAGGAGTACACTTTGCTTCAGAAGGATGTCAAATGGCCACTCGGGTGGCCAATTGGAGGTTACCCAGGACCTCAGGTGTGTTGGTGTTGAATTTATCTTTCTGGTTTTcgaaattctttatttttaccTAACTATTTGGACTTGTTTCTTTCAGGGGCCATACTATTGTGGAATTGGTGCTGACAAGGCTTGGGGCAGGGACATCGTCGATGCCCATTACAAAGCTTGCCTCTACGCAGGCATTAACATAAGTGGGATTAATGGTGAAGTTATGCCTGGCCAAGTATGTATTAAAACAATTTCGTTTCTGTAATGAATTCATTTCGAAATCATTCTTGTGTTTGTCTAATGTTGAAATTAATACATTGATTCAGTGGGAGTTCCAAGTTGGACCATCTGTTGGTATCTCAGCTGGTGATGAGCTGTGGGCAGCTCGATACATCTTGGAGGTAcgacaaaaataaaatcttgttGGGCAAATGAGATTGTTTACTTATTCtaatgttttgattttattgtttGTTAACAGAGGATTACTGAAATTGCTGGAGTCGTCCTTTCATTCGACCCCAAGCCTATCCAGGGTGACTGGAATGGAGCAGGCGCTCATACTAACTATAGGTAAAGAACTTGTAGTAaagaatttataatttgaatccatagaaattaatttttgtttataaatgatCAATCAGTACCCAATCAATGAGGGAAGAGGGGGGTTACGAGGTGATTAAGAAGGCGATTGAAAAGCTTGGATTGAGGCACAAGGAACACATAGCTGCCTACGGTGAAGGCAATGAGCGTCGTCTAACCGGTCACCACGAGACAGCAGACATCAACACTTTCCTATgggtaaataataaaaaaagaaatttaaatgtTTGACTTGAAAAAAAGGAGAAAGTGAAGTgtaattgttgttgttgttgaaacAGGGAGTGGCTAACCGAGGTGCATCGATCAGGGTGGGTCGTGACACGGAGAAGGAAGGGAAAGGATACTTTGAGGATAGAAGGCCGGCATCAAACATGGACCCTTATGTTGTTACATCGATGGTGGCAGAGACTACTCTGTTGTGGAAACCATGAAGACTGTTGTGGGGATGATGGTGATGGAATGGTATGgtattttgaatttgttatGTTTTCCTTGAATGTTTAAGGATtattggatggttttatttacagGAATAAGATAACATTTGTATTGTTTGTGGTTTCAAAGTGTTCATTATCTTGAATTATTaaactttgttttcaaataatggCTTAGACTAGACCTAAAATGTAGCATGATGAAGAAATTCAATTCACTTTAAAATTGCTTTTTAAAAGTGGATTCGAAATAAAAGAATTGGTGCTTTATTAGATGGCTTTCTTATTGGTAAGAACTAAGAGCCTCTCTTCtaagttttttttacgtttGGGACACTCTTGTGGTCTGAAATGACCAAATTTGGGGGATTAGCGTATTCGATTGAACCAATCTTATAACCGATCAAACTTAAACCTACcttgaataaaaataacatattttttcaaataaaagaataaaaacatcCATGGAAGACAACACAAAACATACTCAATTATTGGGCTTGAAGACATTTAAATcaaatcaaccaaaatactTTCTAATTTGGGACTTGAGTATAAAAATACAATCCATTAATAGGAGAAGCTTAACCAAAAGcccaatcaaaataaaaaacaaaagttaatttttttttttaagtctatGCACAATTCTAAAGTttcttttta is part of the Impatiens glandulifera chromosome 1, dImpGla2.1, whole genome shotgun sequence genome and encodes:
- the LOC124919406 gene encoding glutamine synthetase cytosolic isozyme isoform X2, whose product is MSLLSDLINLDLSDSTEKIIAEYIWIGGSGLDMRSKARTLPGPVTDPSQLPKWNYDGSSTGQAPGKDSEVIIYPQAIFKDPFRRGNNILVICDAYTPAGEPIPTNKRHAAAKVFTHPDVVSEVPWYGIEQEYTLLQKDVKWPLGWPIGGYPGPQGPYYCGIGADKAWGRDIVDAHYKACLYAGINISGINGEVMPGQWEFQVGPSVGISAGDELWAARYILERITEIAGVVLSFDPKPIQGDWNGAGAHTNYRKGKDTLRIEGRHQTWTLMLLHRWWQRLLCCGNHEDCCGDDGDGMVWYFEFVMFSLNV
- the LOC124919406 gene encoding glutamine synthetase cytosolic isozyme isoform X1 yields the protein MSLLSDLINLDLSDSTEKIIAEYIWIGGSGLDMRSKARTLPGPVTDPSQLPKWNYDGSSTGQAPGKDSEVIIYPQAIFKDPFRRGNNILVICDAYTPAGEPIPTNKRHAAAKVFTHPDVVSEVPWYGIEQEYTLLQKDVKWPLGWPIGGYPGPQGPYYCGIGADKAWGRDIVDAHYKACLYAGINISGINGEVMPGQWEFQVGPSVGISAGDELWAARYILERITEIAGVVLSFDPKPIQGDWNGAGAHTNYSTQSMREEGGYEVIKKAIEKLGLRHKEHIAAYGEGNERRLTGHHETADINTFLWGVANRGASIRVGRDTEKEGKGYFEDRRPASNMDPYVVTSMVAETTLLWKP